The following are encoded in a window of Haloarcula halophila genomic DNA:
- the thsB gene encoding thermosome subunit beta: MSQRQMQGQPMIILGEDSQRMKDKSAQEHNISAARAVAESVRSTLGPKGMDKMLVSSMGDVTVTNDGVTILQEMDIDNPTASMIVEVAETQEDEAGDGTTSAVAIAGELLKNAQDLLEQDIHPTAIIKGFDMAASESKEIVADIATDVDPDDEDLLRKVAETSMTGKGAELNKELLAQLIVDAVNAVTVEAEDGSVVADLEYLNIETQTGSSAGNSELLEGAVIDKDAVHEEMAENVDDAKVLLIDTAIELDETDVDAQLSVDDPSQLQTFLDKEEEQLKEMVDQIAATGANVVFCQKGIDDMAQHYLAQQGILAVERAKKSDIEFLKEVLGARVVSDLDSATEDDLGHGSVERDAAEGLFYVEGTGADAHGVTLLLRGSTDHVVDELERGVTDALDVVASTVANGTVLGGGGAPEIEVAARLRDYADSVEGREQLAVEAFADALEIIPRTLAENAGLDSIDTLVDLRAAHEDGQVSAGLNVFTGDVEDTLETGVVEPAHAKRQALSSAVEAANLVLKIDDIIAAGDLSTSGDGDEGGAPGGAPGGMGGMGGGMGGMM, from the coding sequence ATGAGTCAACGTCAGATGCAGGGACAGCCGATGATCATCCTGGGAGAGGACTCCCAGCGGATGAAGGACAAATCTGCACAGGAACACAACATCTCCGCGGCTCGCGCGGTCGCCGAGTCGGTCCGGTCGACACTCGGGCCGAAAGGGATGGACAAGATGCTCGTCTCCTCGATGGGCGACGTCACCGTAACGAACGACGGGGTGACGATCCTCCAGGAGATGGACATCGACAACCCGACGGCCTCGATGATCGTCGAGGTCGCCGAGACCCAGGAGGACGAAGCCGGTGACGGTACCACCTCCGCCGTCGCCATCGCGGGCGAGCTGCTGAAGAACGCCCAGGATCTCCTGGAGCAGGATATCCACCCGACGGCGATCATCAAAGGCTTCGACATGGCCGCAAGCGAGTCCAAGGAGATCGTCGCCGACATCGCGACCGACGTCGACCCCGACGACGAGGACCTGCTCCGGAAGGTCGCCGAGACCTCGATGACCGGCAAGGGCGCCGAGCTCAACAAAGAACTGCTCGCCCAGCTCATCGTCGACGCCGTCAACGCCGTCACCGTCGAGGCCGAGGACGGCTCGGTCGTCGCGGACCTGGAGTATCTCAACATCGAGACCCAGACCGGTAGCTCCGCCGGCAACTCCGAACTGCTGGAAGGCGCCGTCATCGACAAGGACGCCGTCCACGAAGAGATGGCGGAGAACGTCGACGACGCGAAGGTCCTGTTGATCGATACGGCGATCGAACTGGACGAGACCGACGTCGACGCCCAGCTCTCGGTCGACGACCCGAGCCAGCTCCAGACGTTCCTCGACAAGGAAGAGGAACAGCTCAAGGAGATGGTCGATCAGATCGCCGCGACCGGTGCCAACGTCGTCTTCTGCCAGAAGGGCATCGACGACATGGCCCAGCACTACCTCGCACAGCAGGGTATCCTCGCCGTCGAACGGGCCAAGAAATCCGATATCGAGTTCCTGAAGGAGGTTCTGGGTGCTCGCGTCGTCTCCGATCTGGACTCCGCCACCGAAGACGATCTCGGGCACGGTTCCGTCGAGCGCGACGCTGCCGAGGGTCTGTTCTACGTCGAGGGGACTGGAGCTGACGCCCACGGCGTCACGCTGCTCCTGCGCGGCTCGACCGACCACGTCGTCGACGAGCTCGAACGCGGCGTCACGGACGCACTCGACGTCGTCGCCAGCACGGTCGCCAACGGGACGGTCCTGGGCGGCGGCGGCGCACCGGAAATCGAGGTCGCTGCCCGTCTGCGGGACTACGCCGACTCCGTCGAGGGCCGCGAACAGCTGGCCGTCGAGGCCTTCGCCGACGCGCTGGAGATCATCCCGCGTACGCTGGCCGAGAATGCCGGCCTGGACTCCATCGACACGCTGGTCGACCTCCGTGCGGCCCACGAGGACGGCCAGGTCAGCGCCGGCCTGAACGTCTTCACCGGCGATGTCGAGGACACCCTCGAAACGGGCGTCGTCGAACCGGCTCACGCCAAGCGCCAGGCGCTCTCCTCGGCTGTCGAGGCCGCGAACCTGGTGCTCAAGATCGACGACATCATCGCTGCGGGCGACCTCTCGACCTCCGGTGACGGGGACGAGGGCGGCGCGCCCGGTGGCGCTCCCGGCGGCATGGGTGGCATGGGCGGCGGTATGGGCGGCATGATGTAA
- a CDS encoding DUF460 domain-containing protein: MNRTAALDAVVFGVDIQSGDVRGDAPSYALVVFDGESIERDVVSRRKLRRRIEAEEPAMVATDNMYELAADKDQLVHFLGQLPDETRLVQVTGDEQPEPLSRVAKRHGVPYGKKPMQEAEAAARLAAANVGQEVSAFTDTTEVKVARGRSTGKGGWSEDRYTRRIHGSVKTHSREVESALEEAGLEYDREVTEKYGGFSNAVFRVQARPQDIPVSRNRSGDTRVEIERVRRDGIEFRPLAKRRDHVVVGVDPGTTTAVAIVGLDGEVLDVYSSRTDDAAATTEWIIERGRPVVVAADVTPMPNTVEKLRRSFNAAGWTPDRDLPVDEKKHRTREEGYDNDHERDAMAAALYAYEDHEDQFDRIASKVPPQEEVGPVVARVVAGEESVEAVLSDITGEDDDEEETATHEPRELTEEEEEIRRLESRIDRLESHVEDLKSTIQRKDDQLEEKDKQLEKARSEGRREVRKDREVTRLQRRNDALERDLEAEREKREELSDKLERLKSLWKLDHSNFADVSEKQEGLVPVKVVEQFTRSDIENADERFGLAPDDVIMFRDASGAGRSTAELLAEIDPRIVLRSGNLSDAADEVLFDHRVPVAPAELVTVQEVDELAVAREREVEAAVADWEDRAEDRKRERNAEMVDQIISEHRADRPVED, from the coding sequence GTGAATCGCACGGCAGCCCTGGACGCGGTCGTCTTCGGGGTCGACATCCAGAGCGGCGACGTGCGCGGGGACGCTCCCTCCTACGCGCTTGTAGTCTTCGACGGGGAGTCCATCGAGCGCGACGTGGTCTCACGGCGGAAACTCCGCCGACGGATCGAGGCCGAGGAGCCGGCGATGGTCGCCACGGACAACATGTACGAACTGGCCGCCGACAAGGACCAACTCGTCCACTTCCTCGGACAGCTCCCGGACGAGACGCGCCTGGTCCAGGTGACCGGCGACGAGCAGCCGGAACCGCTCTCCCGGGTCGCCAAGCGCCACGGCGTCCCGTACGGCAAGAAGCCGATGCAGGAGGCCGAGGCCGCCGCACGCCTGGCGGCGGCGAACGTCGGCCAGGAGGTGTCGGCCTTTACCGACACGACCGAAGTCAAGGTCGCTCGCGGGCGCTCGACCGGAAAAGGCGGTTGGTCCGAGGACCGGTACACCCGCCGCATCCATGGCTCTGTCAAGACCCACAGTCGGGAAGTCGAGTCCGCCCTGGAGGAGGCCGGCCTGGAGTACGACCGCGAGGTCACCGAGAAGTACGGCGGCTTCTCGAACGCCGTCTTCCGCGTACAGGCGCGTCCACAGGACATTCCGGTCTCCCGGAACCGATCGGGCGACACCCGCGTCGAGATCGAGCGGGTCCGCCGGGACGGCATCGAGTTCCGCCCGCTGGCCAAACGCCGGGACCACGTCGTCGTCGGCGTCGACCCGGGGACGACGACGGCCGTCGCCATCGTCGGTCTCGACGGCGAGGTACTGGACGTCTACTCCTCGCGGACCGACGACGCGGCCGCGACGACGGAGTGGATCATCGAACGGGGCCGCCCGGTCGTCGTCGCCGCCGACGTGACGCCGATGCCAAACACCGTCGAGAAACTCCGCCGATCGTTCAACGCCGCCGGCTGGACGCCCGACCGGGACCTCCCGGTCGACGAGAAGAAACACCGGACCCGCGAGGAGGGGTACGACAACGACCACGAGCGGGACGCGATGGCGGCCGCGCTCTACGCCTACGAGGACCACGAGGACCAATTCGATCGCATCGCCAGCAAGGTCCCGCCACAGGAGGAAGTCGGCCCGGTCGTCGCCCGCGTCGTCGCCGGCGAGGAGTCCGTCGAGGCGGTCCTGTCGGACATCACCGGCGAGGACGACGACGAAGAGGAGACAGCCACCCACGAACCGCGGGAGCTGACCGAGGAGGAAGAGGAGATCCGGCGGCTCGAATCGCGGATCGACCGGCTCGAATCGCACGTCGAGGACCTCAAATCGACCATCCAGCGCAAGGACGACCAACTCGAAGAGAAGGACAAACAGCTAGAGAAGGCCCGAAGCGAGGGCCGGCGCGAGGTCCGCAAAGACCGGGAGGTCACCCGGCTCCAGCGGCGCAACGACGCACTGGAACGGGACCTGGAGGCCGAACGCGAGAAACGTGAAGAACTGTCGGACAAGCTGGAACGGTTGAAATCCCTCTGGAAGCTCGACCACTCGAACTTCGCGGACGTCTCGGAGAAACAGGAGGGGCTGGTCCCGGTCAAGGTCGTCGAGCAGTTCACCCGAAGCGACATCGAGAACGCCGACGAGCGGTTCGGCCTGGCCCCCGACGACGTGATCATGTTCCGGGACGCCTCCGGCGCCGGCCGGTCGACGGCCGAACTGCTCGCGGAGATCGACCCCCGTATCGTCCTCCGGTCGGGGAACCTCTCGGACGCCGCCGACGAGGTGCTGTTCGACCACCGTGTCCCGGTCGCACCCGCGGAACTAGTCACCGTCCAGGAGGTCGACGAACTGGCCGTGGCCCGCGAACGCGAGGTCGAGGCGGCGGTCGCCGACTGGGAGGACCGCGCCGAGGACCGCAAACGCGAGCGCAACGCCGAGATGGTCGACCAGATCATCAGCGAACACCGCGCGGACCGCCCGGTCGAGGACTAA
- a CDS encoding DUF7383 domain-containing protein: MAHRANYARCTFQQHLGPSADSLDVPWAEFVGDRTDRLDFEVPVADPADPYVEMQVYDVGDYDHELLVNGEALSGFDIAIGDGWQYWMDTVVPDRLDEGENTLQFRRNADGKDAFVVGSVNVHWKEPVE, translated from the coding sequence ATGGCTCACCGTGCCAACTACGCGCGCTGTACGTTCCAGCAACACCTCGGTCCGTCGGCGGACTCCCTCGACGTTCCCTGGGCGGAGTTCGTCGGCGATCGGACCGATCGGCTCGACTTCGAGGTTCCGGTCGCCGACCCTGCCGACCCCTACGTCGAGATGCAGGTCTACGACGTGGGCGACTACGACCACGAACTGCTCGTCAACGGGGAGGCCCTCTCCGGGTTCGACATCGCGATCGGCGACGGCTGGCAGTACTGGATGGACACCGTCGTTCCCGACCGTCTCGACGAGGGCGAGAACACGCTCCAGTTCCGTCGCAACGCCGACGGGAAGGACGCGTTCGTCGTCGGATCGGTCAACGTCCACTGGAAGGAACCCGTAGAGTAA
- a CDS encoding DUF7470 family protein: protein MLDKLGAVGIAGIVVAVGGIGLVASQAPLIAAGIAFVVAGLALVVYGLVSTLMAAFGMGGAGGLP from the coding sequence ATGCTCGACAAACTCGGCGCGGTCGGTATCGCCGGTATCGTCGTCGCAGTCGGTGGGATCGGACTCGTCGCGTCACAGGCACCGCTGATCGCAGCCGGGATCGCGTTCGTCGTCGCCGGTCTCGCGCTCGTCGTCTACGGACTCGTCTCCACGCTCATGGCCGCGTTCGGCATGGGCGGGGCGGGTGGACTCCCCTGA